Proteins from one Drosophila gunungcola strain Sukarami chromosome 3R, Dgunungcola_SK_2, whole genome shotgun sequence genomic window:
- the LOC128251922 gene encoding unconventional myosin-XVIIIa-like isoform X7 — protein sequence MQQQQVTQKFTSGDEDARGPLESDRLEKEKFLARVLAAMNGGTRSGGGVLASNNNSSGSSLNSTLSGSAPLARPPKPPPSQARKQLRLLPKQREQSPVLSNGHTTRTALNTHPSNNTTSTKYTSKTSTSTTTSGSFSGGSSAFSSSLLGNKDCESLYEISLKLPLNSSTAADRLVNRSPSPAYSVSSRCSTQSSISNYTANSRLQTPPRRVFPQTYTRGSGGVDPYEMRQLESSPVVFDGNLSFVLGCQRQPVHQSMRASPSFEDPRTSSAYLSEKIQNFLKRTDHVQEEWTAMGRRTRRTTGGAGSESRCTTPGSTCSGYDDYDTISLIERQRERNSMERCGSVGRTRSSQNILTKAFQLAKQLPHTPTSRGNSVNRDRESSVATISLTNGDHDDDDDRTIREEDDELSELTVDLAEERSTAHIATERLEAETGERLKLEKELGDQANKVKNLQEATEKLEMELICAKSDLNGISEDEDAENEEGGGGAGGVYKLKYERVARELEFTKRRLHTQHEHDLEQLVGLKKQLEKKLSDAYEEVEEQRQVVGQWKRKAQKMTNEMNDLRMLLEEQNARNNLLEKKQRKFDAECQSLQDAARQERQAKERYGREKDVLQAEKFTLEQTLADTRLDLDLKEEKLASLQRELEEMTFGGGTEEEFAQLRRSKNETERRAKEQEEELDEMAGQIQLLEQAKLRLEMTLETMRKEARRESQQRDEELEEVRGNGYKKIKALECQLETEHEERTLLLREKHELERRLSSMEDRDRVDRDAEEALNQKLRRDLRKYKALLKDAQTQLERLKADTPGKTLIRQLRNQLEDAESARSLAMKARQTAEAELTEVQAMFEESHRARNDAEERANAAHRDRAELQAQIEENEEELGELMKKYSATVKQLNTEQINVSEAEFKLNEMEAERNNLKEQVGELQHRLDNVENLGDPSMAMMSKRLELRTKELESRLELEQATRARLEVQVNRHKEALEKLQNEVTQSKMREMQAQDVIKKSQKSLRDMREEFHTVSSREQESLTRRKDLEKKMEQMESEGAALKNDLRLALQRIADLQQAMEEEGEEELSESDESISSVGSISDLEDRLRPVHVKRSSQQSLNGSIGGGGGSVVSSTRTVVFEKDDNSPRITVTSPSSPHIHKLALAAKAIPAHKPDTNPAAAVAKTRMGLGLTVPVGQHNGQDAAGLAKP from the exons atgcagcaacaacaagtcACACAAAAATTCA CTTCAGGAGATGAGGATGCCAGAGGCCCGCTAGAATCGGACCGATTGGAGAAGGAGAAGTTCCTGGCCCGCGTACTGGCAGCCATGAATGGAGGCACGCGATCCGGAGGCGGAGTGCTGGcctccaacaacaacagcagcggctCCTCGCTGAACTCCACGCTGAGTGGGTCCGCCCCCTTGGCACGGCCACCCAAGCCACCGCCGAGTCAGGCCAGGAAGCAGCTCCGCCTGCTGCCCAAGCAGCGGGAGCAGAGTCCTGTGCTGAGCAATGGCCACACCACACGAACCGCACTGAACACACACCCAAGCAAcaacaccaccagcaccaaatACACTTCCAaaaccagcaccagcaccacaaCGAGTGGCAGTTTCAGTGGCGGCAGCTCGGCGTTCTCATCGTCCTTGCTGGGTAATAAGGACTGTGAAAGCCTGTACGAGATCTCGCTGAAACTGCCACTGAATTCGTCCACAGCAGCGGATCGCCTGGTAAATCGTTCACCCAGTCCCGCCTACTCCGTGTCCTCGCGCTGCTCCACCCAGTCCTCGATCTCCAACTACACCGCCAACTCGCGCCTGCAGACGCCGCCGCGCAGGGTGTTCCCGCAGACCTACACCCGGGGATCGGGCGGCGTGGATCCCTACGAGATGCGGCAGCTGGAGAGCTCGCCCGTGGTCTTCGACGGCAACCTGTCGTTTGTGCTCGGCTGCCAGAGACAGCCGGTGCATCAGTCGATGCGAGCCTCGCCCTCCTTCGAGGATCCGCGCACCTCGTCCGCCTATCTCAGCGAGAAGATCCAGAACTTCCTGAAGCGCACGGACCATGTGCAGGAGGAGTGGACCGCCATGGGCAGGAGGACGCGTCGGACGACCGGCGGAGCGGGATCGGAAAGTCGCTGTACCACTCCGGGCAGCACCTGCTCCGGCTACGATGACTACGATACCATCTCGCTGATCGAGCGACAGCGCGAACGGAACAGCATGGAGCGCTGCGGATCGGTGGGACGCACTCGCTCCTCGCAGAACATCCTGACCAAGGCCTTCCAGTTGGCCAAGCAGCTGCCCCACACGCCAACGTCGCGCGGCAACTCGGTGAACCGGGATCGGGAGTCCTCGGTGGCCACCATTAGCCTGACCAACGGAGACcacgacgatgatgatgatcgCACCATTCGCGAGGAGGACGATGAG CTATCCGAGCTGACGGTGGACCTGGCCGAGGAGCGATCCACGGCCCACATTGCCACGGAGCGACTGGAGGCGGAGACCGGGGAGCGCCTGAAGCTGGAGAAGGAGCTGGGCGATCAGGCCAACAAGGTTAAGAACCTGCAGGAGGCCACCGAGAAGCTGGAAATGGAGTTGATATGCGCCAAGTCCGATCTCAATGGCATCTCCGAGGACGAGGATGCGGAGAACGAGGAGGGCGGCGGCGGCGCAGGTGGAGTCTATAAGCTGAAGTACGAGCGGGTGGCCCGGGAACTGGAGTTCACCAAACGACGCCTGCATACGCAGCATGAGCACGATCTGGAACAGCTGGTCGGGCTCAAGAAGCAATTGGAGAAGAAG CTTTCCGATGCCTACGAAGAAGTTGAGGAGCAACGTCAGGTTGTGGGCCAATGGAAGCGCAAGGCACAGAAGATGACCAACGAGATGAACGATCTGCGCATGCTGCTCGAGGAGCAAAATGCCCGCAACAATTTGCTCGAGAAGAAGCAGCGCAAGTTCGATGCCGAGTGTCAGTCGCTGCAGGATGCGGCGCGCCAGGAGCGGCAGGCCAAGGAGCGCTACGGTCGCGAGAAGGACGTCCTGCAGGCGGAGAAGTTCACGTTGGAGCAAACGCTGGCG GACACACGTCTGGATCTTGACCTCAAGGAGGAAAAACTCGCCTCGCTGCAGCGCGAACTGGAGGAGATGACCTTTGGCGGCGGCACCGAGGAGGAGTTTGCCCAGCTGCGGCGCTCCAAGAACGAAACGGAGCGTCGGGccaaggagcaggaggaggaacTGGACGAGATGGCCGGCCAGATCCAGCTGCTCGAGCAGGCCAAGCTGCGCCTGGAGATGACCCTGGAGACGATGCGCAAGGAGGCGCGACGTGAGTCCCAGCAGCGCGACGAAGAGCTGGAGGAGGTGCGAGGCAATGGCTACAAGAAGATCAAGGCTCTCGAGTGCCAGCTGGAAACGGAGCACGAGGAGCGGACGCTGCTGCTGCGGGAGAAGCACGAGCTGGAGCGTCGGCTCTCCTCCATGGAGGACCGTGATCGCGTTGATCGCGATGCCGAGGAAGCCCTCAACCAGAAGCTTCGGCGGGATCTACGCAAATACAAGGCCCTGCTCAAGGATGCCCAGACACAGTTGGAGCGCCTCAAGGCAGACACGCCCGGCAAGACGCTCATCCGACAGCTGCGCAACCAGCTGGAAGATGCCGAGTCCGCCCGTTCGCTGGCAATGAAAGCGCGGCAAACGGCCGAAGCCGAACTGACCGAGGTGCAGGCCATGTTCGAAGAGTCCCATCGTGCCAGGAACGACGCCGAGGAGCGAGCCAATGCGGCACACAGGGATCGCGCCGAACTGCAGGCCCAGATCGAGGAGAACGAGGAGGAGCTGGGCGAGCTGATGAAGAAGTACAGCGCCACGGTGAAGCAACTGAACACTGAGCAGATCAACGTGTCCGAGGCTGAGTTCAAGCTGAACGAGATGGAAGCGGAGCGCAACAATCTCAAGGAGCAGGTGGGCGAGCTGCAACACCGCCTGGATAACGTAGAGAATCTGGGCGATCCCTCTATGGCCATGATGTCCAAACG GTTGGAGCTGCGCACCAAGGAACTGGAATCCCGACTCGAACTGGAGCAGGCCACTCGCGCTCGTCTCGAGGTGCAGGTGAACCGTCACAAGGAGGCGTTGGAGAAGCTGCAGAACGAGGTGACACAGTCAAAGATGCGTGAGATGCAGGCCCAGGATGTGATCAAGAAGTCGCAAAAGAGTCTGCGCGACATGCGCGAGGAGTTCCACACGGTCTCCAGTCGCGAACAGGAGTCGCTGACGCGGCGCAAGGATCTCGAGAAGAAGATGGAGCAAATGGAGTCCGAGGGGGCGGCCCTGAAGAACGATCTGCGCCTGGCCCTGCAGCGGATAGCGGATCTCCAGCAGGCCATGGAGGAGGAGGGCGAGGAAGAGCTAAGCGAAAG TGATGAGAGCATCAGCTCGGTGGGCTCAATCAGCGATCTGGAGGATCGGCTGCGGCCAGTGCATGTGAAGCGCAGCTCACAGCAGTCGCTTAACGGAAGCATCGGCGGCGGAGGTGGCTCCGTTGTCAGCTCCACCCGCACCGTGGTCTTCGAAAAGGACGACAACAGCCCTAG AATTACAGTGACGTCGCCATCGTCGCCACACATTCATAAGCTGGCACTGGCGGCCAAAGCCATACCGGCCCACAAACCGGACACAAATCCTGCAGCAGCCGTGGCCAAAACCAGGATGGGATTGGGACTAACAGTGCCAGTGGGCCAGCATAATGGCCAGGATGCTGCTGGACTGGCCAAGCCGTAG
- the LOC128251922 gene encoding unconventional myosin-XVIIIa-like isoform X9 → MPPLSPANEATADIAASGDEDARGPLESDRLEKEKFLARVLAAMNGGTRSGGGVLASNNNSSGSSLNSTLSGSAPLARPPKPPPSQARKQLRLLPKQREQSPVLSNGHTTRTALNTHPSNNTTSTKYTSKTSTSTTTSGSFSGGSSAFSSSLLADRLVNRSPSPAYSVSSRCSTQSSISNYTANSRLQTPPRRVFPQTYTRGSGGVDPYEMRQLESSPVVFDGNLSFVLGCQRQPVHQSMRASPSFEDPRTSSAYLSEKIQNFLKRTDHVQEEWTAMGRRTRRTTGGAGSESRCTTPGSTCSGYDDYDTISLIERQRERNSMERCGSVGRTRSSQNILTKAFQLAKQLPHTPTSRGNSVNRDRESSVATISLTNGDHDDDDDRTIREEDDELSELTVDLAEERSTAHIATERLEAETGERLKLEKELGDQANKVKNLQEATEKLEMELICAKSDLNGISEDEDAENEEGGGGAGGVYKLKYERVARELEFTKRRLHTQHEHDLEQLVGLKKQLEKKLSDAYEEVEEQRQVVGQWKRKAQKMTNEMNDLRMLLEEQNARNNLLEKKQRKFDAECQSLQDAARQERQAKERYGREKDVLQAEKFTLEQTLADTRLDLDLKEEKLASLQRELEEMTFGGGTEEEFAQLRRSKNETERRAKEQEEELDEMAGQIQLLEQAKLRLEMTLETMRKEARRESQQRDEELEEVRGNGYKKIKALECQLETEHEERTLLLREKHELERRLSSMEDRDRVDRDAEEALNQKLRRDLRKYKALLKDAQTQLERLKADTPGKTLIRQLRNQLEDAESARSLAMKARQTAEAELTEVQAMFEESHRARNDAEERANAAHRDRAELQAQIEENEEELGELMKKYSATVKQLNTEQINVSEAEFKLNEMEAERNNLKEQVGELQHRLDNVENLGDPSMAMMSKRLELRTKELESRLELEQATRARLEVQVNRHKEALEKLQNEVTQSKMREMQAQDVIKKSQKSLRDMREEFHTVSSREQESLTRRKDLEKKMEQMESEGAALKNDLRLALQRIADLQQAMEEEGEEELSESDESISSVGSISDLEDRLRPVHVKRSSQQSLNGSIGGGGGSVVSSTRTVVFEKDDNSPRITVTSPSSPHIHKLALAAKAIPAHKPDTNPAAAVAKTRMGLGLTVPVGQHNGQDAAGLAKP, encoded by the exons ATGCCTCCCCTGTCGCCTGCTAATGAGGCCACTGCTGACATTGCAGCTTCAGGAGATGAGGATGCCAGAGGCCCGCTAGAATCGGACCGATTGGAGAAGGAGAAGTTCCTGGCCCGCGTACTGGCAGCCATGAATGGAGGCACGCGATCCGGAGGCGGAGTGCTGGcctccaacaacaacagcagcggctCCTCGCTGAACTCCACGCTGAGTGGGTCCGCCCCCTTGGCACGGCCACCCAAGCCACCGCCGAGTCAGGCCAGGAAGCAGCTCCGCCTGCTGCCCAAGCAGCGGGAGCAGAGTCCTGTGCTGAGCAATGGCCACACCACACGAACCGCACTGAACACACACCCAAGCAAcaacaccaccagcaccaaatACACTTCCAaaaccagcaccagcaccacaaCGAGTGGCAGTTTCAGTGGCGGCAGCTCGGCGTTCTCATCGTCCTTGCTGG CGGATCGCCTGGTAAATCGTTCACCCAGTCCCGCCTACTCCGTGTCCTCGCGCTGCTCCACCCAGTCCTCGATCTCCAACTACACCGCCAACTCGCGCCTGCAGACGCCGCCGCGCAGGGTGTTCCCGCAGACCTACACCCGGGGATCGGGCGGCGTGGATCCCTACGAGATGCGGCAGCTGGAGAGCTCGCCCGTGGTCTTCGACGGCAACCTGTCGTTTGTGCTCGGCTGCCAGAGACAGCCGGTGCATCAGTCGATGCGAGCCTCGCCCTCCTTCGAGGATCCGCGCACCTCGTCCGCCTATCTCAGCGAGAAGATCCAGAACTTCCTGAAGCGCACGGACCATGTGCAGGAGGAGTGGACCGCCATGGGCAGGAGGACGCGTCGGACGACCGGCGGAGCGGGATCGGAAAGTCGCTGTACCACTCCGGGCAGCACCTGCTCCGGCTACGATGACTACGATACCATCTCGCTGATCGAGCGACAGCGCGAACGGAACAGCATGGAGCGCTGCGGATCGGTGGGACGCACTCGCTCCTCGCAGAACATCCTGACCAAGGCCTTCCAGTTGGCCAAGCAGCTGCCCCACACGCCAACGTCGCGCGGCAACTCGGTGAACCGGGATCGGGAGTCCTCGGTGGCCACCATTAGCCTGACCAACGGAGACcacgacgatgatgatgatcgCACCATTCGCGAGGAGGACGATGAG CTATCCGAGCTGACGGTGGACCTGGCCGAGGAGCGATCCACGGCCCACATTGCCACGGAGCGACTGGAGGCGGAGACCGGGGAGCGCCTGAAGCTGGAGAAGGAGCTGGGCGATCAGGCCAACAAGGTTAAGAACCTGCAGGAGGCCACCGAGAAGCTGGAAATGGAGTTGATATGCGCCAAGTCCGATCTCAATGGCATCTCCGAGGACGAGGATGCGGAGAACGAGGAGGGCGGCGGCGGCGCAGGTGGAGTCTATAAGCTGAAGTACGAGCGGGTGGCCCGGGAACTGGAGTTCACCAAACGACGCCTGCATACGCAGCATGAGCACGATCTGGAACAGCTGGTCGGGCTCAAGAAGCAATTGGAGAAGAAG CTTTCCGATGCCTACGAAGAAGTTGAGGAGCAACGTCAGGTTGTGGGCCAATGGAAGCGCAAGGCACAGAAGATGACCAACGAGATGAACGATCTGCGCATGCTGCTCGAGGAGCAAAATGCCCGCAACAATTTGCTCGAGAAGAAGCAGCGCAAGTTCGATGCCGAGTGTCAGTCGCTGCAGGATGCGGCGCGCCAGGAGCGGCAGGCCAAGGAGCGCTACGGTCGCGAGAAGGACGTCCTGCAGGCGGAGAAGTTCACGTTGGAGCAAACGCTGGCG GACACACGTCTGGATCTTGACCTCAAGGAGGAAAAACTCGCCTCGCTGCAGCGCGAACTGGAGGAGATGACCTTTGGCGGCGGCACCGAGGAGGAGTTTGCCCAGCTGCGGCGCTCCAAGAACGAAACGGAGCGTCGGGccaaggagcaggaggaggaacTGGACGAGATGGCCGGCCAGATCCAGCTGCTCGAGCAGGCCAAGCTGCGCCTGGAGATGACCCTGGAGACGATGCGCAAGGAGGCGCGACGTGAGTCCCAGCAGCGCGACGAAGAGCTGGAGGAGGTGCGAGGCAATGGCTACAAGAAGATCAAGGCTCTCGAGTGCCAGCTGGAAACGGAGCACGAGGAGCGGACGCTGCTGCTGCGGGAGAAGCACGAGCTGGAGCGTCGGCTCTCCTCCATGGAGGACCGTGATCGCGTTGATCGCGATGCCGAGGAAGCCCTCAACCAGAAGCTTCGGCGGGATCTACGCAAATACAAGGCCCTGCTCAAGGATGCCCAGACACAGTTGGAGCGCCTCAAGGCAGACACGCCCGGCAAGACGCTCATCCGACAGCTGCGCAACCAGCTGGAAGATGCCGAGTCCGCCCGTTCGCTGGCAATGAAAGCGCGGCAAACGGCCGAAGCCGAACTGACCGAGGTGCAGGCCATGTTCGAAGAGTCCCATCGTGCCAGGAACGACGCCGAGGAGCGAGCCAATGCGGCACACAGGGATCGCGCCGAACTGCAGGCCCAGATCGAGGAGAACGAGGAGGAGCTGGGCGAGCTGATGAAGAAGTACAGCGCCACGGTGAAGCAACTGAACACTGAGCAGATCAACGTGTCCGAGGCTGAGTTCAAGCTGAACGAGATGGAAGCGGAGCGCAACAATCTCAAGGAGCAGGTGGGCGAGCTGCAACACCGCCTGGATAACGTAGAGAATCTGGGCGATCCCTCTATGGCCATGATGTCCAAACG GTTGGAGCTGCGCACCAAGGAACTGGAATCCCGACTCGAACTGGAGCAGGCCACTCGCGCTCGTCTCGAGGTGCAGGTGAACCGTCACAAGGAGGCGTTGGAGAAGCTGCAGAACGAGGTGACACAGTCAAAGATGCGTGAGATGCAGGCCCAGGATGTGATCAAGAAGTCGCAAAAGAGTCTGCGCGACATGCGCGAGGAGTTCCACACGGTCTCCAGTCGCGAACAGGAGTCGCTGACGCGGCGCAAGGATCTCGAGAAGAAGATGGAGCAAATGGAGTCCGAGGGGGCGGCCCTGAAGAACGATCTGCGCCTGGCCCTGCAGCGGATAGCGGATCTCCAGCAGGCCATGGAGGAGGAGGGCGAGGAAGAGCTAAGCGAAAG TGATGAGAGCATCAGCTCGGTGGGCTCAATCAGCGATCTGGAGGATCGGCTGCGGCCAGTGCATGTGAAGCGCAGCTCACAGCAGTCGCTTAACGGAAGCATCGGCGGCGGAGGTGGCTCCGTTGTCAGCTCCACCCGCACCGTGGTCTTCGAAAAGGACGACAACAGCCCTAG AATTACAGTGACGTCGCCATCGTCGCCACACATTCATAAGCTGGCACTGGCGGCCAAAGCCATACCGGCCCACAAACCGGACACAAATCCTGCAGCAGCCGTGGCCAAAACCAGGATGGGATTGGGACTAACAGTGCCAGTGGGCCAGCATAATGGCCAGGATGCTGCTGGACTGGCCAAGCCGTAG
- the LOC128251922 gene encoding unconventional myosin-XVIIIa-like isoform X8: MPPLSPANEATADIAASGDEDARGPLESDRLEKEKFLARVLAAMNGGTRSGGGVLASNNNSSGSSLNSTLSGSAPLARPPKPPPSQARKQLRLLPKQREQSPVLSNGHTTRTALNTHPSNNTTSTKYTSKTSTSTTTSGSFSGGSSAFSSSLLAADRLVNRSPSPAYSVSSRCSTQSSISNYTANSRLQTPPRRVFPQTYTRGSGGVDPYEMRQLESSPVVFDGNLSFVLGCQRQPVHQSMRASPSFEDPRTSSAYLSEKIQNFLKRTDHVQEEWTAMGRRTRRTTGGAGSESRCTTPGSTCSGYDDYDTISLIERQRERNSMERCGSVGRTRSSQNILTKAFQLAKQLPHTPTSRGNSVNRDRESSVATISLTNGDHDDDDDRTIREEDDELSELTVDLAEERSTAHIATERLEAETGERLKLEKELGDQANKVKNLQEATEKLEMELICAKSDLNGISEDEDAENEEGGGGAGGVYKLKYERVARELEFTKRRLHTQHEHDLEQLVGLKKQLEKKLSDAYEEVEEQRQVVGQWKRKAQKMTNEMNDLRMLLEEQNARNNLLEKKQRKFDAECQSLQDAARQERQAKERYGREKDVLQAEKFTLEQTLADTRLDLDLKEEKLASLQRELEEMTFGGGTEEEFAQLRRSKNETERRAKEQEEELDEMAGQIQLLEQAKLRLEMTLETMRKEARRESQQRDEELEEVRGNGYKKIKALECQLETEHEERTLLLREKHELERRLSSMEDRDRVDRDAEEALNQKLRRDLRKYKALLKDAQTQLERLKADTPGKTLIRQLRNQLEDAESARSLAMKARQTAEAELTEVQAMFEESHRARNDAEERANAAHRDRAELQAQIEENEEELGELMKKYSATVKQLNTEQINVSEAEFKLNEMEAERNNLKEQVGELQHRLDNVENLGDPSMAMMSKRLELRTKELESRLELEQATRARLEVQVNRHKEALEKLQNEVTQSKMREMQAQDVIKKSQKSLRDMREEFHTVSSREQESLTRRKDLEKKMEQMESEGAALKNDLRLALQRIADLQQAMEEEGEEELSESDESISSVGSISDLEDRLRPVHVKRSSQQSLNGSIGGGGGSVVSSTRTVVFEKDDNSPRITVTSPSSPHIHKLALAAKAIPAHKPDTNPAAAVAKTRMGLGLTVPVGQHNGQDAAGLAKP, from the exons ATGCCTCCCCTGTCGCCTGCTAATGAGGCCACTGCTGACATTGCAGCTTCAGGAGATGAGGATGCCAGAGGCCCGCTAGAATCGGACCGATTGGAGAAGGAGAAGTTCCTGGCCCGCGTACTGGCAGCCATGAATGGAGGCACGCGATCCGGAGGCGGAGTGCTGGcctccaacaacaacagcagcggctCCTCGCTGAACTCCACGCTGAGTGGGTCCGCCCCCTTGGCACGGCCACCCAAGCCACCGCCGAGTCAGGCCAGGAAGCAGCTCCGCCTGCTGCCCAAGCAGCGGGAGCAGAGTCCTGTGCTGAGCAATGGCCACACCACACGAACCGCACTGAACACACACCCAAGCAAcaacaccaccagcaccaaatACACTTCCAaaaccagcaccagcaccacaaCGAGTGGCAGTTTCAGTGGCGGCAGCTCGGCGTTCTCATCGTCCTTGCTGG CAGCGGATCGCCTGGTAAATCGTTCACCCAGTCCCGCCTACTCCGTGTCCTCGCGCTGCTCCACCCAGTCCTCGATCTCCAACTACACCGCCAACTCGCGCCTGCAGACGCCGCCGCGCAGGGTGTTCCCGCAGACCTACACCCGGGGATCGGGCGGCGTGGATCCCTACGAGATGCGGCAGCTGGAGAGCTCGCCCGTGGTCTTCGACGGCAACCTGTCGTTTGTGCTCGGCTGCCAGAGACAGCCGGTGCATCAGTCGATGCGAGCCTCGCCCTCCTTCGAGGATCCGCGCACCTCGTCCGCCTATCTCAGCGAGAAGATCCAGAACTTCCTGAAGCGCACGGACCATGTGCAGGAGGAGTGGACCGCCATGGGCAGGAGGACGCGTCGGACGACCGGCGGAGCGGGATCGGAAAGTCGCTGTACCACTCCGGGCAGCACCTGCTCCGGCTACGATGACTACGATACCATCTCGCTGATCGAGCGACAGCGCGAACGGAACAGCATGGAGCGCTGCGGATCGGTGGGACGCACTCGCTCCTCGCAGAACATCCTGACCAAGGCCTTCCAGTTGGCCAAGCAGCTGCCCCACACGCCAACGTCGCGCGGCAACTCGGTGAACCGGGATCGGGAGTCCTCGGTGGCCACCATTAGCCTGACCAACGGAGACcacgacgatgatgatgatcgCACCATTCGCGAGGAGGACGATGAG CTATCCGAGCTGACGGTGGACCTGGCCGAGGAGCGATCCACGGCCCACATTGCCACGGAGCGACTGGAGGCGGAGACCGGGGAGCGCCTGAAGCTGGAGAAGGAGCTGGGCGATCAGGCCAACAAGGTTAAGAACCTGCAGGAGGCCACCGAGAAGCTGGAAATGGAGTTGATATGCGCCAAGTCCGATCTCAATGGCATCTCCGAGGACGAGGATGCGGAGAACGAGGAGGGCGGCGGCGGCGCAGGTGGAGTCTATAAGCTGAAGTACGAGCGGGTGGCCCGGGAACTGGAGTTCACCAAACGACGCCTGCATACGCAGCATGAGCACGATCTGGAACAGCTGGTCGGGCTCAAGAAGCAATTGGAGAAGAAG CTTTCCGATGCCTACGAAGAAGTTGAGGAGCAACGTCAGGTTGTGGGCCAATGGAAGCGCAAGGCACAGAAGATGACCAACGAGATGAACGATCTGCGCATGCTGCTCGAGGAGCAAAATGCCCGCAACAATTTGCTCGAGAAGAAGCAGCGCAAGTTCGATGCCGAGTGTCAGTCGCTGCAGGATGCGGCGCGCCAGGAGCGGCAGGCCAAGGAGCGCTACGGTCGCGAGAAGGACGTCCTGCAGGCGGAGAAGTTCACGTTGGAGCAAACGCTGGCG GACACACGTCTGGATCTTGACCTCAAGGAGGAAAAACTCGCCTCGCTGCAGCGCGAACTGGAGGAGATGACCTTTGGCGGCGGCACCGAGGAGGAGTTTGCCCAGCTGCGGCGCTCCAAGAACGAAACGGAGCGTCGGGccaaggagcaggaggaggaacTGGACGAGATGGCCGGCCAGATCCAGCTGCTCGAGCAGGCCAAGCTGCGCCTGGAGATGACCCTGGAGACGATGCGCAAGGAGGCGCGACGTGAGTCCCAGCAGCGCGACGAAGAGCTGGAGGAGGTGCGAGGCAATGGCTACAAGAAGATCAAGGCTCTCGAGTGCCAGCTGGAAACGGAGCACGAGGAGCGGACGCTGCTGCTGCGGGAGAAGCACGAGCTGGAGCGTCGGCTCTCCTCCATGGAGGACCGTGATCGCGTTGATCGCGATGCCGAGGAAGCCCTCAACCAGAAGCTTCGGCGGGATCTACGCAAATACAAGGCCCTGCTCAAGGATGCCCAGACACAGTTGGAGCGCCTCAAGGCAGACACGCCCGGCAAGACGCTCATCCGACAGCTGCGCAACCAGCTGGAAGATGCCGAGTCCGCCCGTTCGCTGGCAATGAAAGCGCGGCAAACGGCCGAAGCCGAACTGACCGAGGTGCAGGCCATGTTCGAAGAGTCCCATCGTGCCAGGAACGACGCCGAGGAGCGAGCCAATGCGGCACACAGGGATCGCGCCGAACTGCAGGCCCAGATCGAGGAGAACGAGGAGGAGCTGGGCGAGCTGATGAAGAAGTACAGCGCCACGGTGAAGCAACTGAACACTGAGCAGATCAACGTGTCCGAGGCTGAGTTCAAGCTGAACGAGATGGAAGCGGAGCGCAACAATCTCAAGGAGCAGGTGGGCGAGCTGCAACACCGCCTGGATAACGTAGAGAATCTGGGCGATCCCTCTATGGCCATGATGTCCAAACG GTTGGAGCTGCGCACCAAGGAACTGGAATCCCGACTCGAACTGGAGCAGGCCACTCGCGCTCGTCTCGAGGTGCAGGTGAACCGTCACAAGGAGGCGTTGGAGAAGCTGCAGAACGAGGTGACACAGTCAAAGATGCGTGAGATGCAGGCCCAGGATGTGATCAAGAAGTCGCAAAAGAGTCTGCGCGACATGCGCGAGGAGTTCCACACGGTCTCCAGTCGCGAACAGGAGTCGCTGACGCGGCGCAAGGATCTCGAGAAGAAGATGGAGCAAATGGAGTCCGAGGGGGCGGCCCTGAAGAACGATCTGCGCCTGGCCCTGCAGCGGATAGCGGATCTCCAGCAGGCCATGGAGGAGGAGGGCGAGGAAGAGCTAAGCGAAAG TGATGAGAGCATCAGCTCGGTGGGCTCAATCAGCGATCTGGAGGATCGGCTGCGGCCAGTGCATGTGAAGCGCAGCTCACAGCAGTCGCTTAACGGAAGCATCGGCGGCGGAGGTGGCTCCGTTGTCAGCTCCACCCGCACCGTGGTCTTCGAAAAGGACGACAACAGCCCTAG AATTACAGTGACGTCGCCATCGTCGCCACACATTCATAAGCTGGCACTGGCGGCCAAAGCCATACCGGCCCACAAACCGGACACAAATCCTGCAGCAGCCGTGGCCAAAACCAGGATGGGATTGGGACTAACAGTGCCAGTGGGCCAGCATAATGGCCAGGATGCTGCTGGACTGGCCAAGCCGTAG